The sequence AAACTCACCGACACACTTCGATCCATTCTCAAAGGTTTTCCTTGGATGGGCTAATCCAATCGAAGTCAAGCCAGGTGAAGTTAAGCAAATCACCTTGCCTGCTGCAAACAAAGCAACAGCAGATAACGGTATCGTGAAAATGGAAGTGCCGGGTTCTAATGGCACTGAATACTTCTTGTTCGAAAATATGCAGCAGGATGGCTTCAACAAAGGTATGGTCCGTCAGGGTGAAAACGCTCATGGTTTAGTGGCATGGCATGTTGACGAAAATGTCATCAACCTGTACCAGACAGCTGGCTTCCGTCCGAACAATGTTGAAAACTGGATGAACAAGCGCTTCCAGTACAATCAGTCACAGACTGCGAGCAATGGGGATGTGGTAACTCACTACGGATTGTCAGTCCTTCAGGCAGATGGCTTGTATGACCTTGAGAAGAACCTAAACCGCGGTGATGCTGGTGACTTCTTCAAGACTGGCAGCAAGATCACTCCTGTTTCAGGAAATGTACACACTGGTTCTTACTACTTCTGGAAAGGCTTAAGTGATACACCTGCTGATTCCGGAATCCATGTGACTGATATCAAGGAAAACAAAGATGGTTCCATCTCAGCCAAATTCTTCTATAACTTTAATTCAAGTGTAAAATAAGGCTAAAAAAACCTGAGCAGGAGATATTCCAGCTCAGGTTTTTTTGTTGCTCGGCACATAAATATCCAGATGACCTGGAAGGACTTTTGCGCTGAATGGAAGCGGTTCGCCTTCTTCACCGTCGATATTGACCGCATGTGCTTTGTCGGACGAAACATTAAGAAAGGAAGTCCGGAAATATTCCACATCCTTGCTATCTTCCAATTCCCCCCTCAAAAGTGAAGGAATGAGTGTGGCGATTTTTGGGACAGACATCTTTTTTATGATGAAAGTGTGCATTTTGCCGTCATTCACATTCGCTTCAGGTGCAAGGGCCTCGAAACCGCCAACGGAATTAGTGAGGGCTGCAAGCAAAAGGAAAGTCTGGCCTTCCCATTTCCCGCCGTCATGTTCAACACAGATCTCAATAGCTTCCCCACTCAGGAAGGATTTTGCTCCTTCCATAAAATAAGCCAGTGATCCGAGTCTGGTTTTTTGTTCCGGGCTGACATTATAAGAGGCTTCCGCTATCGCGCCAACAGCTAAAACATTGGCAAAATAATACTCATTGACCTTCCCGATATCTACAGGACGAAGATATTGTTCTTTCAAAGTGGCAATCGCCTGATATGGCTCGAGCGGAATATTGAGCGCCCTGGCAAAATCATTGATGGTGCCGAGCGGGATGATACCAAGAACGGGACGATGTGCCTGTTCGGCAAGACCGTTGATGGCTTCATTGATCGTCCCGTCACCGCCCATTGCAATTACTGCATCATATAAAGCCACACAGGCTTCGGTGGCAAACGCGGCAGCATCGCCTTCTTTCTCCGTTTCTTTTACATCAATCATGTGAAAAGCTTCTTGCAGGGTTTCTTGTATTTTCTCCACATAGTCCTTCGCTTTTTCTTTTCCAGACGATGGATTGACGATAATCATAGCCTTTTTCATGTTCTTACCTCCGTTGCTGGCTTCCGCGTTACTGAGGCCAAAATTCATTTAGCCTTGCTGAAGCTTTTCTTCCTCAGCTGCAATACGTCATCAGCAGGCTGAGGATTCTTGCCATATAACTTTTTCGAGTTAAAAGCATGGATTTCCTGGTAAACGTATTTCATCCGTTCGAATACCCATTCGTCGGTTCTTGGCGATGGAGCCCAGCTATAAATATCCATTTTATTCAGTTCCCCAGTGACAGCATGGATTCTTTCATACTGAATAGAACCCATTTCCTTGAATCCATTTCGCTGGTAAAAATCGATCCGCTTTAAAGAATCGGGATCGCTGGCATTTTCCGGCTCGACTTCGAGAATGATGGCTTTATTCTTTTGTTTAAGTCTGTCCAAAAGCCTGGAACCTGTACCCCTGCTTCTTCTGCTGCCGCTTACCAAAATATAATCAATAAAAATAAAATCCTGCTGTTCAAGGTAAACAAGGACATATTCCGGTCCTTCTTCTTTTTTATATACTTTTTCCTTTTCGGTAAAAAGGGATTCAAAATGTTTTTTTGATTTCATTTCACGGGCCGGGAAGTATTCCAACAGCTTTTCATGCCAGTCTTTAATCACGTTTGGTGCTCCTTTATAGTAATTTGGATTTACCATCTTGATGGAAACTATAATTACATACCTGAAAAACAAGAATATTAAACCATTTTTTTGAAAATAGTAGTTTGAAAAATTACTATTTTGGAAATATATAAGTCGTTATACTACTTTTTTTAGTGGAAGCGGGGAGCTTTTAATGGAGAATACAGAAAATAAAAAAGAACAGCTAACAGCCATATTGGGATGGAGTCTTCCTGCGATCGAAGCTATGGATAAGCTTGGCCGTCCATTCGTCGTAGTAGGTCCGCCTGATTTCCAGGAGTTTGCGGATAAGCATGAAATTCAATTTATTGGCTGGGAATTCGACCGTTTAAATGAAAAATCGACCGAGCTTTATGAAAAGCTCAGGATGCTCAACACTAGGCTCGCTGTCCCGATTTATGAAGAAACGGTCGAATGGGCCGGGGCGCTAAATGCAAGATTTACAGGAGACCCTAGAATCTTTAATCGTTCACTTCTGCTTCGGGACAAAGGGCTGATGAAACGTAAAGCACAAATTGCAGGTATGAGAGTCGGAGTTTTTGAAGAGGCATATGACAAGCAGGATGTATACAGATTCCTGAAGCGGGTTAATGAGGCATTGATTAAGCTGGATGGCGATCCGAATGACCCTATTCATGTAAAGCCGCTTAATAAAGCGGGTACAGTCGGGCACAGGATGATCAGGGAAGCAAAAGAGATTGAGATGATGGATGACTCTGAGTTTCCATGTCTGATGGAAAGCCATCTTGATGGCCAGGAATTCTCTTGTGAAGTTTTTATCCATAATGGAAAAATTCGCTTTCTGAATATCACGGAATATGTACAGCTAGGCCATTCGAATTTTGTGCCAGCCTCTCCTTCTCTAGAGGAATGGAGACCGCAAATCAGGGCAGAGATTGAGAAACTGGTAGAGTCCTTCGAAATAAAATACGGCGTCATCCACCCGGAATTTTTCATTTCCCCGGACGGAAAAATCAATTTTGGCGAAGTGGCTGCCAGGGTTCCGGGAGGGCATATTTTCGAACTGATTGAAAGGGCTTATGGCTTCAGTGCTTTTCAGGCGCAAATTCTCTGCAGTGATCCACTGACAACCGAAGAGGAGCTCGAAGCCTTTTTCCCTGAAGAAGTTGTATCTGCAAAAGGGTTTGCGGGAAGCCTCATGGTCTATCCCCGTGTACAGCTGATTGAAAAGCTGAATGTCCCAACTGAATTGAAGGAAAATCCATACTTCGAAAGACATGATATGTTCATCCCTGTTACTTCAAAGGTGGCTGAGCGGGTAGGGTTCGGAAACCATTACGGAACGATCTTTTTCTTTGGCGATGACAGCACAAAGATGAGAGAGCTTTTGAAAGAATACGAGAATTACGATTTTTATTTATAAGGGAGAAGAGCAGCGATGAGCAATGATATGACTATTATAAAAGACAGATTCAACCAGGCGCTCGACACTCTTGACCAGGCAAGACCCTTCGCCAAAAGCATGTACCAGACAAATGTATTCCAGCTTGCAATAGAACTGGCCTCAACGGACGAAGGACTGTCTCATCTCTATGACAAGGCCTCTTTATTTGATCAGGCTGGTGTTTTTAACAGCGGTCCCTGGGAAAATCCTGAAAAATTGCAGCCTCCCTTTGTTGGTGGTTCCCTGAAGGTTAAGGGAGTAAACTCCATTGTGGAACTTCTTAGCGAAATGAGGATGCTCTCGATTGCGAAAGGTGACTATCAGCATGAGCTGGTTTCAGCGGAGGAAGCGAGGGAATTTTTGAATGAGGTACTGGCGCTGAACCTGGACCTTCTTTTTCCTCCTGAAACCGAGGAGGCGAGGATTGAACATGGTGAACATATTGAAAGGGCACAGCGGTTATTCCGTTTTCTTGGCGAAGAATTAAGCTTTAAGGCGATTGCCAATAATCTTGTGGAAGAGATTGAGCGGCTGGCCGTCCAAAGACCGATCATGGTCAACAGGATCATTAAGATGATTGAGTCGGCTGAACAGTTAATGGAAACCGGAATTGAGGGCCAGGAACAAGAAACAATCAGAAAATACCATAATGCTTTTCAGGCTCCAAGCCCTTTGAGCCGGGAAAATCAAAGCCAGAGAGATTACCGGGTCAGACTGAAGGATGCCTATCAGGAAGAGCTGGAAACTGAAGCAAAGGCTTTTGCGGCTTCAATGAAGGATACTGGTCTTGTTTCCCCATATCATGCCGTTTACATTCGGTTTATAAACCGGGCGCATCCAGAACTGGTGCCGCTTGCGCTTGATTTGTCTGAGACTGGCGTTGCCAGCTACAATGCCAACCAGCAGTTGGTTCATGACTTGATTCAGCTGTCGATTTTTCCGGAAACAAGGCAATCAATTTATGGCCTTGCCAAAATGCTGGACAGGGGCGTCCTGACACAGGAGCCCATTCTGCCGGGAATTCGCCGGCTATTCGAGCTTCCAATCCATCATGAGGTCAAGAGGGCCCTGATGAAGAAAGAATTTGAGCAAGGAGGCATTTCTCCGAACGGAGTTCTTGTGGCCGGAACAGTCAGCGTGCTTGGCCAGCCACTTGGAATCGGACAGGGCCTGAATCCTACATGCCAGTCTGCAAGGGCGATCAGCCTTTGGGCGCAGCATGGAATCGGCCAGCTGTTAGAGTATATTGCCAGAGCTGCAAGGGATAATGATATTGATATGACCTTCGAGGGAGAGACAATCCATTCGAGCCAGATTGAAGGCGGTGTAGCGGACAAGATTGACATGGAGCTGGATCCCGTTTCCGTCGTACTCGTTCCGCATCTTGATAAAATCTATAACGAAATGATGAAAAGAACACTTCTCAGGGGAGAAGATGGGCATAAATGGGTGAACCCTGAATTTTATGGAGAATGGATCCCAAGGGGGTTCATCAATGTAGTCGATCCCATAACAGGAGCAGTTTCCAATTATCAGGCATTTGTGAAGCTCTTTTATGCCACCCACCATCCAGACTACAATGAGGGATATGAAATGATCTATCCTAATCCAGTGGGGATTTTCATTACAAGTGTAAATGCGGAACTAATGGGGCTGCATGCAGTTTCCATTCAGCGAATCACCAGGGATGAGCAAGGGGAGTACCGGGTTTATTTCTATAACCCTAATAATGACAGCGGCCAAAATTGGGGGCAGGGCATTTCGCCTGCGGTCCAGGGAAATGGAGAATTAGAAGGGGAATCCTCTCTTCCATTCCATGAGTTCCTGGCACGTATGTATGCATTCCATTATAATCCTTATGAACAAGGAGAGACCTATATGGTAGAGGACTCGCTTGTAAGTGAAGTTGAAGCGCTGGCAAAGGAAAGCTGGGGCAAGTCCTACCCAGCCTGGATATAAAAAGTTTAATATGGAACAATTACCTGTTATCGGCAGTATGCTGATAACAGGTTTTTTATTATGTCTTAAAGGGTTCATCTACTCGAAGCAGAATATAAAGTATACGTCTATTTTTCAACTTACCCAGTATTTCAGTCTTTTTTTGGCCATTATGATTAAGGGAAGGATTCGATCAGAAAGGGTAGGAGATATGGGATATATATTGAAAACTGCAGATTCCTCGTTCCGCAGAGCTTTATACCAGCTATGGGGCTGTGCTGAAGAGCAAAAAATACATTTTCGGGAGACGGTGCTGGAAGAGGCGGCAATGCTGCTGGGTGAAAAAAAAGGGTTGGAATTTCTGTATAGCTACGCAGCTGTCTTTGAACCCGCAGGAGTTTTTACTGGTACCGTCTGGGAGGATTTAAAGGGATTGAATCCCAGTCTTACAAGGGGAACACTGCTGGCAGGAGGGACCATGGCTGCAGCTGAAGCGCTGAGCAATTTGAGGATCCTGGCATTGGCAAGAGGGGTATATATTAATCCTGAGATGACTTCATCAGAGGCGACAGGATACCTTGAGAACCTGCTGGCCCTGAATATCGACATACTGGCATTGGGAGAGACGAAAAAGAGTCAAAAAAGGTGGAAAGATAAAGATGACTGCGCGGGTTCATTGATGAGATATCTGGCTTCATGCTGTTTTTCTCCGAAAATTTTCGATTTACTGGAACAGGATATAACCAATCTTGTAGCTCAGAGGCCAATAATAGTCCGCGAAATAATCAGCATGGCCAATAGTGCGTGCAATCTGGCGCATGGGAATGTCAGCAGCCACCCAACCCTTCATGCATGTCAGCGCT comes from Mesobacillus jeotgali and encodes:
- a CDS encoding diacylglycerol/lipid kinase family protein; this translates as MKKAMIIVNPSSGKEKAKDYVEKIQETLQEAFHMIDVKETEKEGDAAAFATEACVALYDAVIAMGGDGTINEAINGLAEQAHRPVLGIIPLGTINDFARALNIPLEPYQAIATLKEQYLRPVDIGKVNEYYFANVLAVGAIAEASYNVSPEQKTRLGSLAYFMEGAKSFLSGEAIEICVEHDGGKWEGQTFLLLAALTNSVGGFEALAPEANVNDGKMHTFIIKKMSVPKIATLIPSLLRGELEDSKDVEYFRTSFLNVSSDKAHAVNIDGEEGEPLPFSAKVLPGHLDIYVPSNKKT
- a CDS encoding ATP-grasp domain-containing protein, whose translation is MENTENKKEQLTAILGWSLPAIEAMDKLGRPFVVVGPPDFQEFADKHEIQFIGWEFDRLNEKSTELYEKLRMLNTRLAVPIYEETVEWAGALNARFTGDPRIFNRSLLLRDKGLMKRKAQIAGMRVGVFEEAYDKQDVYRFLKRVNEALIKLDGDPNDPIHVKPLNKAGTVGHRMIREAKEIEMMDDSEFPCLMESHLDGQEFSCEVFIHNGKIRFLNITEYVQLGHSNFVPASPSLEEWRPQIRAEIEKLVESFEIKYGVIHPEFFISPDGKINFGEVAARVPGGHIFELIERAYGFSAFQAQILCSDPLTTEEELEAFFPEEVVSAKGFAGSLMVYPRVQLIEKLNVPTELKENPYFERHDMFIPVTSKVAERVGFGNHYGTIFFFGDDSTKMRELLKEYENYDFYL
- a CDS encoding GNAT family N-acetyltransferase codes for the protein MIKDWHEKLLEYFPAREMKSKKHFESLFTEKEKVYKKEEGPEYVLVYLEQQDFIFIDYILVSGSRRSRGTGSRLLDRLKQKNKAIILEVEPENASDPDSLKRIDFYQRNGFKEMGSIQYERIHAVTGELNKMDIYSWAPSPRTDEWVFERMKYVYQEIHAFNSKKLYGKNPQPADDVLQLRKKSFSKAK